The nucleotide window ATATTCTATTTTTATAAGATTTTTTATAAACTTTTTTATAAACTTCTATTTATTAGCTATTTTTTTACTTTTTAAAATTTCTATTATAATAGACATTTCTTATATTTTTAAAATTTTTCTTTATAAAATTCTATTTTTCAAAGATTTTAAAAAAATATCAAAGCTTTTATTAATTTTTATTAACTAAAATAGAAAGATTTATAAAGAATAAAACACTAGTATACATAAAGAATAAAAGTATACTAAAAAATTCTAAATTTTTTAAGAATTGGAAAGAATATGGAAAAAATTTTGAAAATTAATAAAAAATTAAGGATTTTGTATACTAAATAAAAAAATGTATACATATTATAGAAATATTTATAATAAATGAAAAATATAGTATACTTTAGAAATAAACGTACACTAAGTTTTTAAAATAAATTTATAAAATTATATTAAGCATGTTTATAATTTTTTTTAAATTTTTTATCTATAAACATGAGAGAAAATTTATGAATTTAGAAAAAAAATAATCTAAAGGAGTTAATAAAATGTCTGAAGATTTAAAAGAAAAGATTGAAAAAGAAAGCATCAAATCTGATGAGTTTAAAGAAAAAGCTGAAGAAATTAAAGGTAAGGCTGAAGAATTTAAAGAAGAATTTAAATCTAAAGCTGAAGCAAAAACTGAATCTAATAAGGAAAGAATTGATGAAACTCTCAATAGAAGTAAAGATGTTGCAGGTAAAGTAGGTGAAAACCTTAGTAAAACCATTGATGATACCATCATTGCAATGAAAACTCTTCAAAAGAATTTTGATTCTAGGTATCAAGAATACAGGGAAAGTGCAGCAACCAACAAAATCAATGTTGACTTAGCTGAAAACAAAGATTTCTACTACTTACAAGCTTACTTAGCAGGTATTAAAAAAGAAGAGATCTCCATTGAAGCAACTAACAATAGCATAACTATTAAGGCATGCTTTGAAAATATTCTTAAAAGCATTGAAGCAAATGAAGAAAATCAGGCAACTTTAATTATTACTGGAATCAAAGATGGTGTTGCAGAAAGAACTATCAGTTTAGCAGAAGACATCGTTAAAGAAGAGATTACTGCTAAACACAACAATGGAGTTTTATTCATAACAATTCCTAAAAAAGTAATTCCAAAAACCAAAATAGACATCGAATAAATTTAAATAAGTTATATAGAAAAATATATCTCAAACCCAATAACTTATATAGAACAATATATCTCAAACCCAATAACTTATATAGAACAATATATCTCAAAGCTAAAAGATTAATAATTGATTAATTATCTAATCTTTAAAAATAAGAAAAAATTATAATTAAAATAGGTGCCATCCCATTACCTTTTTTAATTTTTAAAATTAAAGAGCTTAAAAACTATTTTATGATTTTTGCAAGGATCTCTTGCAAAAATTATTATTTTTTACTTAAAACACTAACTGATTTTTAAAAAAAATTATCTAAAATTTTAAAATATTAAAAATCATTACTATTTTTATAAAACAATAAAAAATTTATAGCTATTTAAAAAAATCAGTACTATAATATATGAATATAAGAATTTAAGAAAATTTAAGTAAAAAAAGGGAAATATTTAATACTAAGTTATGATATAATATTACTATACTATTATAACGGAGGTGAAAAATATGGCAATTCCTAAAGCTCCTATAAATAGGATTATAAAAGAAGCTGGTGCTGAAAGAGTAAGTGCTGAAGCAGTAGATGCATTAGTAGCATACTTAGAAGCAGACGCAGCAGCTGTATCTAAAAAAGCAATTGAATATGCAAAAATTGCAAAAAGACAAACTGTAAAAGCAGATGATATTGCATTAGCTATTGACAAAGAATAAGATAATTAACTTATCTTATTTACTTTTTACTTTTTAATAAAACTATATTATTTTTTAACTATTATTTTATATTTTTAACATATTCTATTTTTTAACCATTCTTACTATTTTAACTATTTTAGCTCTTTAAGCTATTTTAACTATTTAGCTCTTTTAGCCATTTAACTATTTTAACTATTTTTAATAATTTAAATAGAAAGATTGAAAACCTCAAAACAATAAAATATCAAATTTTTA belongs to Methanobrevibacter olleyae and includes:
- a CDS encoding Hsp20/alpha crystallin family protein, with translation MSEDLKEKIEKESIKSDEFKEKAEEIKGKAEEFKEEFKSKAEAKTESNKERIDETLNRSKDVAGKVGENLSKTIDDTIIAMKTLQKNFDSRYQEYRESAATNKINVDLAENKDFYYLQAYLAGIKKEEISIEATNNSITIKACFENILKSIEANEENQATLIITGIKDGVAERTISLAEDIVKEEITAKHNNGVLFITIPKKVIPKTKIDIE
- a CDS encoding histone family protein — translated: MAIPKAPINRIIKEAGAERVSAEAVDALVAYLEADAAAVSKKAIEYAKIAKRQTVKADDIALAIDKE